The DNA sequence GCGGCGCATGGTCAGCGGCCGCGCGGCGCTGGGGCGTGGCGGGGGAGGCGCTCGGGTGGCCGCCTGTCGCGGCTCACTCGCAGTGGCTCACTCCCAGACGACGACGTTCCGCCGCACCGGCACCGCTTGGGTGTTGGAGGCGAACAGCTCCGGCGAACGCTCCCGGATCTGCTCGATGTCCTCGAAGACCGCGCGCAGGTGGTGCCGCATGGTGCTGCGGGCGCGCGTGAGGTCATGGTCGAGGACGGCCTCGAAGATCTTCTCGTGCTGGTCGGCGAAGACCGCCGGTGAGCTGGCCTCGAGGCCGAGGCGGCGGGCGCGGTCCAGATGGCCCTTGGCGGACACCACGGTCGACCAGGCGCGGCCATGGCTGCTCAGGTGCAGGAGCCCGTGGTGGAACGCCTCGTCCAGCGCGAAGAACTCCTCCACGTCGATCCCGGGTTCCCGCTGGCGGGCGAGGTTGCCGCGCAGATCGGCGACCAGACCTGGGTCCAGGTCCGCGGGAAGGTCGTCGAGCGCTGCCAGCTCCACGGCCTCGCGGATGAACTGGGCGTCCGCGACGCGGTCCGGGTCGACCCGTGAGACGAACGAGCCCACCTGCGGGAAGACCTGGACGAGGCCCTCCTCGGCCAGCAGGATCAGGCTCTCGCGCACCGGGGTCCGGCTGACACCGAGGGCCGCGGCCAGCTCGTTCTCGGACAGCGCGCTGCCCGGCGGGAGATCCAGGGTCAGGACTCTGCGCCGGAGCGTCTCGTAGACGACGCGGCGATTGGTGCGCCGCCTGTCGGGTCCAGCCATGCGCCCACCTTAGTAGACAGGGCTGAAGGACTAGTACACCAGCTTGACCGGCTCATCGACCGGTGCTTGTATACCAGGGCTGCTATGCCAGGACACGCCATGTCGGACGGGGCGAGGAAATGGGGAACCCATGAGCAGGATCGAACGGGCCGAGGTCCTCGTGGCCTCGCCGGGCCGCAACTTCGTCACCCTGCGGCTGACGACCTCGGACGGCGTCACCGGACTGGGGGACGCCACACTGAACGGCCGGGAGCTGTCGGTGGCCGGTTATCTGCGCGACCACGTCGTCCCGCTGCTGATCGGCCGCGACCCGGCCCGCATCGAGGACATGTGGCAGTACCTGTACCGCGGCGCGTACTGGCGCCGCGGCCCGGTGACCATGACCGCGATCGCCGCGGTCGACACCGCCCTGTGGGACATCAAGGGCAAGGTCGCCGGGCTGCCCGTCTACCAGCTCCTCGGCGGCCGCTCCCGGGACGGCGTACTGGTCTACTCGCACGCCAGCGGCACCGACGTGCCCTCGCTGCTCGACGATGTGGCGCGCTTCCGCGACCTGGGCTACCAGGCCATCCGGGCGCAGGCCGCCGTCCCGGACATCGGCGGCAGCTACGGAGTGCGCAAAGGCACCGTCTACGAGCCCGCCGCCCACTCCCTGCCGGATGAGCAGCCATGGTCCACGGAGGCGTACCTGGACTTCGCGCCCACCTACCTCGAGGCCGTCCGTGACCGCTTCGGCTTCGGCTTCCACCTGCTGCACGACGTCCACCACCGGCTGACGCCCATCGAGGCGGCCCGGTTCGGCAAGCGGGTGGAGGACTACCGGCTGTTCTGGATGGAGGACCCGACCCCCGCGGAGAACCAGGAGGCGTTCCGGCTCATCCGGCAGCACACCACCACCCCGATCGCGGTCGGCGAGGTGCTCAGCTCGATCTGGGACGTGCAGCACCTGATCACCGAGCAGCTCATCGACTACGTGCGGACCACGGTCGTGCACGCCGGCGGTATCACGCATCTGCGCCGGATCTTCGACCTGGCGGCCCTCTACCAGGTCCGCACCGGATCCCACGGAGCGACGGACCTGTCACCGATCACGCTCGCGGCAGCGGTCCACGTCGACACCGCCGTGCCGAATTTCGGCATCCAGGAGTACATGCCGCACGTCGCCGAGACCATGGAGGTCTTCCGCAGCGAGGTCCGCTTCGAGGACGGCATGCTCCACCCCGCGGACGTCCCCGGCCTGGGTATCGAGTACGACGACGAGGCGGCCGAGCGCTTCCCGTACGAACGCCGCTACCTACCGGTGGCCCGCCGCCTGGACGGCTCGGTCCACGACTGGTGAGGAACCCGTGACCACGCACCACCCGCTCCGCCGGGCCGCCCTGGACCGGCTCCCGCCGGCCCAGCGCCCGCCCGTCGACCCCCGCGAGCTGCGCCCCCGTATCGTCCACTTCGGACTGGGCGCCTTCCACCGGGCCCACCAGGCGGTCTACACCGAGACCGCCGCGGCGCGCTCCGGCGAACCATGGGGCATCGTCGCCGTCGCGCCCCGTTCCGCCGCGACGGCGACGGCCCTGCGCGCCCAGGACTTCCTGTACTCGGTGACCGACCGCACCCTGGGCCGGGGCCGCACCCGCGTGGTCGGCTCCGTCGTGGACGCCCTGGTGATGCGTCCCGACGCCGCCCGGATCGACGCACTGCTGGCCTCCCCGGAGGTGACCACGGTGACGCTGACCGTCACCGAGAAGGGCTACGCGCGCCACCCCGGCACCGGCGGTCTGGACCTCCGGGAACCCGGGATCGCCGCCGACCTCGCCGCCACGGCCGAGGCGGGGCGCGCCGAGATGGCCACCGTGGTCGGACGGCTGGCCGGCTCGCTCGCCGCCCGCTTCCGCCGCTGCGCGGCCCCGGTCAACGTCGTTTCCTGCGACAACGCGGCCGGCAACGGCGCGGCCCTGGCCCGTGTGGTGCGCGAGTTCACCGAAGCCTCGGCCTGGCCGGACCGGCGGGCGATGCTGGACTGGCTGGCGACCGCGGTCGCCTTCCCCGCGACGGTCGTCGACCGCATCGTCCCGGCCACCACGCCCGAGGACCGCGACGCCGCGTCGGCCGCCCTGGGCCTGCGCGACGAGATGGCCGTGTCCGGCGAGCCCTACCGGCAGTGGGTGCTGGAGGACTCCTTCCGGGCGGCGCGGCCGCGCTGGGAGCTCGACGGCGCGCTCGTCGTACCGGACGTCGCGCCGTACCAGCTGACGAAGCTGCGGCTGCTCAACGGCGCGCACTCGGCCCTGGCCTACCTGGGCGCGGCCGCGGGCTGCCGGACGGTCGCCGAGGCGATGGACACCGACTGGGGGGAGCGGCTCGTCCGCGGCTTCGGCGCGGAGGTCGCCCGCACCCTTCCGCCGGCCGGACCGGACCCGCAGAAGTACGTCGAGGACCTGGTGACCCGCTTCCGCAACCCGGCGATACGGCATCTGCTGCGCCAGATCGGTTCGGACGGCTCCCTCAAGATCCCCGAACGGTGGCTGGACGCGCTGCGCGCCCTCAGAGCGGACGGAACCCCCACACCCGTTATGGAGCTGGCGCTCGCGGCGTGGGCCGACGCCACCCGGCCCGGCGACGCCGGCGGCCGGCTCCACGGGATGACCGATCCCGCCGCGGAGGCGCTCGCCCGCTGCTGGCAACGGGCGACCGACCCGGCGACACCGGTCGCGCGGCTGCTGGCGGCGATCGGCGCACCCGACCTGGCCGAGCAGCCGGATCTCGTCTCCGCGGTGGCCGCCCGGCTTCCGGCGCTGCGCGCGGGCCGGATCGAACTCTGAACATCCAACCGGACCACTCCCGCCAAGACCCGACCCCAAGACCCGACCCGCACCGAACGGTCGCGCCGGCCTGCCCACCGGCCATCCGATCCACACCACAGCGACAGGGGCGAACGGCACGTGACGCAAGGAGGCGCACGATGACGCACACCACCCAGACGCCACCCGACCGCGCCACCCGGTCGACCCGGGACCTGACCCGGGCCGCGGTGTCCGGCTGGCTCGGTACGGCGATGGAGTTCATGGACTTCCAGCTGTACTCGCTCGCCGCGGCCGTCGTCTTCGACAAGATCTTCTTCCCCGACGTCAGCCCCGCCATCGGGCTGATCGCCGCGATGGCGACCTACGGGGTCGGCTATGTCGCGCGCCTGGCCGGTGCCGTCTACTTCGGTCGCCTGGGAGACCGGATCGGCCGCAAGAAGGTCCTGTTCATCACCATCGTCCTGATGGGAGCGTCGACCACGCTCATCGGCGCGCTGCCGTCCTACGCGACGATCGGGATCGCCGCCCCGGCCCTGCTCGTCGCGCTGCGCCTGATCCAGGGTTTCGGCGCGGGCGCGGAGATCGCGGGCGCCACCGCGATGCTGACCGAGTACGCACCGGTCAGGCGCCGTGGCCTGATCGCCTCCCTGGTGTCCCTCGGCACCAACTCGGGCACGCTGGCCGCTTCCGCCCTGTGGGCCGTGCTGCTCGGCGTCCTCTCCGACGAACAGCTGCTCAGCTGGGGCTGGCGGCTGCCGTTCCTGAGCAGCTTCCTGCTGCTGCTCTTCGCCGTGTGGCTGCGCTCGAACCTGAAGGAAAGCCCCGTGTTCGAGGAACGGCCCGACGTCGTCGACGGCGTCGCGCTGCCGCGCGAGGAGGCCGAGGCGGCCACCGCCGCCGAACAGCGGAGCGGCCTCGGGACCGGGCCGCACCGGCGCAAGGGCAAGGCGTTCTTCCTGGCGCTGGGGCTGCGCTTCGGCCAGGCCGGCAACTCGGGTCTCATCCAGACCTTCCTCGTGGGCTACATCGCCACCACGCTGACGGTGGACCGGTCCGTCCCGACCACCGCCATCGTCTACGGCTCGCTGCTCGGCTTCGTCACCGTCCCCGTGGCCGGAGCGCTCGGCGACCGGTTCGGCCGGCGGCCGGTCTACCTCGCGCTGACCGGGCTGACCATGGTCCTGGCGCTGCCCATGATGGCCGTCGTCGCCCACGGCGGCAGCGTGGCGCTGACCCTCGCGGTCGTCCTCGGTCTGAACATCGCCGTCCTCGGCCCGTTCTCCCTGGAGAGCGTCACGATGGCGGAACTCTTCGGCTCCCGCACCCGCTTCACCCAGCTCGCCGTGGCCAAGGAGATCGGCGGCATCCTGGCCACCGCCGTCGGACCCGTCATCGCGGCGACGCTGACCGCCGCCACGCACCACTGGTGGCCGATCGCCGCCATGCTCATCTGCTACTCGCTCATCACCTTCGTCTCCGCCTGGCTCGCCCCCGAGACCCGGGGACGCGATCTCGTCCGATGGGAGGACGCCCTGTGAAGGCCGTCGTCGTACACGGTGCCGGTGATCTGAGGATCGATCACCTGCCCGATCCGGTCCCCGGCGCCGGGGAGGTGCTCATCGCCATGGAGTGGGGCGGCATCTGCGGCTCCGACCTCGCCTACTGGCGCCACGGCGGGTCCGGCACGGCCGTCCTGAAGCACCCCATGGTCCTCGGGCACGAGGTCGCCGGACGCATCGTCCGGCTGGGGACCGGGGTAGCGGGGTTCGAGGCCGGGCAGCCGGTCACCGTCCACCCGGCCCGGACCGTCGGGGACGGGGCCCTGCCGGACCGGATCGCGGGGCGCACCAACCTCCACCCGCGCGTGCGGTACTTCGGCTCGGCCGCCTTCGACCCGCACACCGACGGCGGCTTCAGCGAGTTCAGGGCCGTCCGCGCCGAGCAGCTCAGACCGCTGCCCGACGGTGTGAGCACGCGGCACGGTGCCCTGGCCGAGCCCCTCGCCGTCGCGCTGCACGCCGTGCACCGCGCCGGTGACCTG is a window from the Streptomyces luomodiensis genome containing:
- a CDS encoding MFS transporter, with the translated sequence MTHTTQTPPDRATRSTRDLTRAAVSGWLGTAMEFMDFQLYSLAAAVVFDKIFFPDVSPAIGLIAAMATYGVGYVARLAGAVYFGRLGDRIGRKKVLFITIVLMGASTTLIGALPSYATIGIAAPALLVALRLIQGFGAGAEIAGATAMLTEYAPVRRRGLIASLVSLGTNSGTLAASALWAVLLGVLSDEQLLSWGWRLPFLSSFLLLLFAVWLRSNLKESPVFEERPDVVDGVALPREEAEAATAAEQRSGLGTGPHRRKGKAFFLALGLRFGQAGNSGLIQTFLVGYIATTLTVDRSVPTTAIVYGSLLGFVTVPVAGALGDRFGRRPVYLALTGLTMVLALPMMAVVAHGGSVALTLAVVLGLNIAVLGPFSLESVTMAELFGSRTRFTQLAVAKEIGGILATAVGPVIAATLTAATHHWWPIAAMLICYSLITFVSAWLAPETRGRDLVRWEDAL
- the manD gene encoding D-mannonate dehydratase ManD, with translation MSRIERAEVLVASPGRNFVTLRLTTSDGVTGLGDATLNGRELSVAGYLRDHVVPLLIGRDPARIEDMWQYLYRGAYWRRGPVTMTAIAAVDTALWDIKGKVAGLPVYQLLGGRSRDGVLVYSHASGTDVPSLLDDVARFRDLGYQAIRAQAAVPDIGGSYGVRKGTVYEPAAHSLPDEQPWSTEAYLDFAPTYLEAVRDRFGFGFHLLHDVHHRLTPIEAARFGKRVEDYRLFWMEDPTPAENQEAFRLIRQHTTTPIAVGEVLSSIWDVQHLITEQLIDYVRTTVVHAGGITHLRRIFDLAALYQVRTGSHGATDLSPITLAAAVHVDTAVPNFGIQEYMPHVAETMEVFRSEVRFEDGMLHPADVPGLGIEYDDEAAERFPYERRYLPVARRLDGSVHDW
- a CDS encoding GntR family transcriptional regulator, yielding MAGPDRRRTNRRVVYETLRRRVLTLDLPPGSALSENELAAALGVSRTPVRESLILLAEEGLVQVFPQVGSFVSRVDPDRVADAQFIREAVELAALDDLPADLDPGLVADLRGNLARQREPGIDVEEFFALDEAFHHGLLHLSSHGRAWSTVVSAKGHLDRARRLGLEASSPAVFADQHEKIFEAVLDHDLTRARSTMRHHLRAVFEDIEQIRERSPELFASNTQAVPVRRNVVVWE
- a CDS encoding mannitol dehydrogenase family protein produces the protein MTTHHPLRRAALDRLPPAQRPPVDPRELRPRIVHFGLGAFHRAHQAVYTETAAARSGEPWGIVAVAPRSAATATALRAQDFLYSVTDRTLGRGRTRVVGSVVDALVMRPDAARIDALLASPEVTTVTLTVTEKGYARHPGTGGLDLREPGIAADLAATAEAGRAEMATVVGRLAGSLAARFRRCAAPVNVVSCDNAAGNGAALARVVREFTEASAWPDRRAMLDWLATAVAFPATVVDRIVPATTPEDRDAASAALGLRDEMAVSGEPYRQWVLEDSFRAARPRWELDGALVVPDVAPYQLTKLRLLNGAHSALAYLGAAAGCRTVAEAMDTDWGERLVRGFGAEVARTLPPAGPDPQKYVEDLVTRFRNPAIRHLLRQIGSDGSLKIPERWLDALRALRADGTPTPVMELALAAWADATRPGDAGGRLHGMTDPAAEALARCWQRATDPATPVARLLAAIGAPDLAEQPDLVSAVAARLPALRAGRIEL